In one Candidatus Poribacteria bacterium genomic region, the following are encoded:
- a CDS encoding transposase, with protein sequence MYTTNYKLFRAPRTRNLKRKTWIAHTIWNYFLGWQRTRYALGLPYMSFKEMSREFTVLKNSHPEMFAHWRELNTWSAREILKRLNAGYEKFFDGLAKRPPKFRSWRKPYSFTMCQSGFTFADPEEGDLGFGIYGDKVRIMKHQYRFNLSRPILGSIKTVTVKADPLGDFYMSVVTDHIATEATPKMGKAAGYDFGIKTMFTCSDGTQRESPHFYSTAQSHLKSETQQKQSSKQKDSNNRDRERKNVARVHRKIRRLRENHHWKLAKQLVHQYDVLCFETLTFEGMKRLWGRKVSDIAPYAFHLKLRHQAKKHSKQVCYIDRFEPTSRTCSHCGQIDMFMTLDVREWKCSGCERKHHRDVNAAINILKVGASTFGLEGVRLAIASPPRRFHPKSIPHDPHRKAKDS encoded by the coding sequence ATGTATACCACAAATTACAAACTCTTTCGTGCGCCACGCACTCGGAATCTGAAGCGAAAGACGTGGATCGCGCACACAATATGGAATTATTTTCTGGGTTGGCAACGCACGCGCTATGCTCTTGGACTCCCCTATATGTCTTTTAAGGAGATGTCGCGCGAGTTTACCGTGCTAAAGAACTCACATCCTGAAATGTTTGCCCATTGGCGAGAACTCAATACGTGGTCAGCCCGTGAAATCCTCAAACGTCTGAATGCTGGCTACGAAAAGTTCTTTGACGGTCTTGCCAAACGTCCTCCGAAGTTTCGGTCATGGCGGAAGCCTTACTCCTTCACGATGTGCCAATCGGGGTTCACATTTGCTGATCCCGAAGAAGGCGATCTCGGTTTTGGTATCTATGGCGATAAAGTGCGTATCATGAAACATCAGTATCGCTTTAACCTGAGTCGTCCGATACTCGGCAGTATCAAGACGGTGACTGTTAAAGCAGACCCACTTGGCGACTTCTATATGTCCGTTGTAACAGACCACATCGCAACCGAAGCGACACCCAAGATGGGTAAAGCTGCAGGGTACGACTTCGGTATCAAAACGATGTTCACGTGTTCGGATGGCACACAACGTGAGTCGCCTCACTTCTATAGCACAGCACAGTCTCACCTAAAATCGGAAACCCAACAGAAGCAGTCAAGCAAGCAAAAAGATAGCAACAATAGAGACCGAGAACGCAAGAATGTTGCCCGTGTTCATCGTAAAATCAGACGGCTCCGCGAAAATCATCATTGGAAACTTGCGAAGCAATTGGTGCATCAATACGATGTGCTGTGTTTTGAGACGCTTACTTTTGAAGGTATGAAGCGTCTCTGGGGACGCAAAGTATCAGATATTGCGCCGTATGCGTTCCATCTGAAGTTGCGGCACCAAGCGAAAAAGCACAGCAAGCAAGTCTGCTACATTGATAGATTTGAGCCGACTTCGAGAACGTGTAGCCACTGCGGACAAATAGATATGTTCATGACTCTTGATGTCCGTGAGTGGAAATGTTCAGGTTGCGAGCGAAAACATCACCGGGATGTCAACGCTGCGATCAATATACTTAAGGTTGGGGCATCAACCTTTGGGTTAGAGGGTGTCAGACTTGCCATCGCAAGCCCCCCTCGTAGATTTCATCCGAAGTCTATACCCCACGATCCACACAGAAAAGCGAAGGATTCTTAG
- a CDS encoding polyprenyl synthetase family protein, protein MSNFDQIVELIADDLSAIEAKLTEHTASEYTFVDMAVQHVVEGGGKRLRPILVVLSAKVCDYEGSDAHTLAAVVELIHVASLVHDDVLDEAAIRRGRETLQTKWGNKVAVLVGDYLHARVLSMLVARRSDDPAMAILADTTQAMCEGEVIHAYKSGDFDISEDEYLKIISFKTGKLIAASCTLGAHLGTTDTQQIEALTVYGQQIGTAFQIVDDLLDFTEDSDKLGKDAFGDLREGKLTFPIIYARTVCDDSEKRMLEKMLHPDTDETEAIAFVESLFQRYGVEPHCLKIAQGYADRAKAALAIFPETPARTALVKLADYVVSRES, encoded by the coding sequence ATGTCCAACTTCGATCAAATTGTTGAATTAATTGCCGACGACCTCAGTGCTATTGAAGCGAAACTCACCGAGCATACCGCGAGTGAATACACTTTTGTTGACATGGCGGTCCAACATGTTGTAGAGGGTGGCGGTAAACGGCTCCGTCCGATTCTCGTTGTGCTTTCTGCCAAAGTTTGCGACTATGAAGGGAGCGATGCACACACACTTGCTGCTGTTGTTGAACTCATCCATGTTGCGTCGCTCGTTCACGACGATGTACTTGACGAAGCTGCGATCCGCCGTGGACGTGAAACGTTACAGACGAAATGGGGCAATAAGGTCGCTGTCCTCGTCGGAGATTACCTGCATGCACGGGTCCTTTCTATGCTTGTGGCTCGCCGCTCTGATGACCCAGCGATGGCGATCCTCGCCGATACCACACAGGCGATGTGTGAAGGTGAGGTTATCCACGCATATAAGAGCGGTGATTTTGACATCTCCGAAGACGAATACCTCAAGATTATCAGTTTCAAAACCGGCAAACTGATCGCTGCGTCCTGCACCCTTGGTGCGCATCTCGGTACAACAGATACACAGCAGATCGAGGCACTCACAGTCTATGGACAACAGATCGGAACCGCTTTCCAAATCGTGGATGACCTACTTGATTTCACAGAAGATTCCGATAAATTGGGGAAAGATGCGTTCGGTGACCTCCGCGAAGGAAAACTCACATTTCCTATTATCTATGCGCGAACGGTCTGCGATGACAGTGAGAAGCGGATGCTTGAAAAAATGCTACACCCTGACACGGATGAAACCGAGGCAATCGCTTTTGTTGAATCTCTGTTCCAACGATACGGTGTCGAACCTCACTGTCTGAAAATTGCCCAAGGCTACGCCGACCGCGCCAAAGCAGCGTTAGCAATCTTTCCTGAAACACCTGCCCGGACCGCGTTAGTAAAACTTGCGGACTACGTCGTTTCACGTGAGTCATAA
- the hemL gene encoding glutamate-1-semialdehyde 2,1-aminomutase, translating into MESSKSLAAWQKSQRVIPGGVNSPVRNFSKVGGHPRFIARGEGSKIYDIDGNEYIDYVASWGPLVLGHAHPSVVEAITSAASSGTSFGAPTTLETELAETIANAVPSIEQVRLVNSGTEATMSAIRVARGYTGRDKILKIDGCYHGHVDYLLAKAGSGVATFGLSDSGGVPEDFARNTLTVPFNDPDAVREAIEANPDEIACLILEPIMGNMGIIPPHEGYLNQLREITEEHGIVLIFDEVITGFRVAYGGAQSYYNVTPDMTCLGKIIGGGLPVGAYGGKRDIMQCVAPEGDVYQAGTLSGNPLAVTAGITTLKKLAEPGIYKQLERSASALAEGLAEATQKHGIDAWHSRVGSMLMLYFTPETVTDADGARTADTERYQQYFWGLVERGVYVAPSQFEAGFVSLVHSDEDINATIEAATQVLANLS; encoded by the coding sequence TTGGAGAGCAGTAAATCCTTAGCCGCATGGCAAAAATCACAACGAGTTATCCCAGGTGGGGTCAACAGTCCTGTCCGAAACTTCAGCAAAGTCGGTGGACATCCCCGTTTCATTGCCCGCGGCGAGGGTTCAAAAATATACGACATTGATGGAAACGAATACATTGATTATGTTGCTTCTTGGGGTCCGTTGGTTTTGGGGCATGCACATCCAAGCGTTGTGGAGGCTATCACTTCAGCAGCATCGAGCGGTACCAGTTTTGGTGCCCCGACGACATTAGAGACGGAACTCGCCGAAACCATCGCAAACGCGGTGCCTTCGATTGAGCAGGTACGCCTCGTCAACTCAGGAACTGAAGCCACAATGAGCGCAATCCGCGTCGCTCGTGGATATACCGGTCGCGATAAAATCCTCAAAATCGACGGCTGCTATCACGGTCATGTGGATTACCTATTGGCAAAAGCTGGCTCCGGAGTCGCAACGTTTGGACTTTCCGATAGCGGCGGTGTGCCAGAGGATTTCGCACGCAATACGCTCACCGTGCCTTTTAACGACCCTGATGCTGTCCGCGAAGCGATAGAAGCCAATCCGGACGAAATTGCCTGTCTCATCCTCGAACCGATTATGGGCAATATGGGCATCATCCCACCACATGAAGGTTACCTCAATCAACTCCGTGAAATCACTGAAGAACACGGCATTGTGCTTATCTTCGATGAAGTCATCACAGGCTTTCGGGTGGCTTATGGCGGTGCCCAATCCTACTATAACGTCACGCCCGACATGACCTGTTTAGGGAAGATTATCGGGGGCGGTTTACCTGTTGGGGCGTACGGCGGAAAGCGGGACATCATGCAGTGTGTTGCCCCGGAAGGCGATGTCTATCAGGCAGGGACGCTGTCTGGCAATCCGTTAGCCGTTACTGCAGGGATAACAACCCTGAAAAAGCTCGCTGAACCGGGGATTTATAAACAACTTGAGCGCAGTGCCTCTGCGCTCGCGGAGGGGCTCGCTGAGGCAACCCAAAAACACGGCATTGATGCATGGCATAGTCGAGTCGGTTCGATGTTGATGCTCTACTTTACACCGGAAACCGTCACGGATGCTGACGGTGCCCGCACGGCGGATACGGAACGTTACCAGCAATATTTTTGGGGACTCGTAGAGCGTGGTGTCTATGTTGCCCCGTCCCAATTTGAAGCAGGATTTGTCTCCTTAGTCCACTCCGACGAGGATATCAACGCAACCATTGAAGCCGCAACACAGGTACTGGCGAATCTCTCTTAA
- a CDS encoding Gfo/Idh/MocA family oxidoreductase has translation MDKLKIAHIGTGRRGAGTYLPLISKLTDDLELVAVCDPREESVTEQGEKYNVPAYTDTEQMLDTVKPDICAIVITPSNNHIPGLLCSERGVSYCTETPIDTDLGWADKMIASAQANGTKLEVNENYYRVPTERIKREMILAGVFGKVNVAYNDFRGHGYHGIGLIRSYIGFDNEPVQVYGFRKGYNVQDHVWRQGQPKRDTEDWQHAVIEFADGAVGIFNFSSLSYGSPLRGFNGSKFYAERGMCFRNDAVILNEDADEQRAINISRRTNTVDGYETLAALVADIEPEVVWENPLQNYPLSDGEITVASELMSLVDAVRNDTEPEYGAYNGRKDREIDVAMARSWSNNGAPVTFPFEYEKR, from the coding sequence GTGGATAAACTCAAAATCGCGCATATTGGTACAGGCAGACGCGGTGCAGGAACCTACCTTCCCCTTATCTCAAAATTAACAGACGACTTGGAACTCGTCGCAGTTTGCGATCCACGCGAAGAGAGTGTTACTGAACAGGGCGAGAAATACAACGTCCCTGCTTACACAGACACTGAGCAGATGCTGGACACGGTGAAACCTGATATCTGCGCTATCGTGATTACGCCCAGCAACAATCATATTCCAGGCTTGCTCTGTTCTGAACGAGGTGTCAGTTATTGCACTGAAACACCGATTGACACCGATCTCGGATGGGCAGACAAGATGATCGCATCCGCACAGGCGAACGGCACAAAATTGGAAGTCAACGAAAACTATTACCGGGTACCTACGGAGCGGATAAAACGGGAAATGATTCTCGCAGGTGTCTTCGGCAAGGTCAACGTCGCCTACAATGACTTCAGAGGGCACGGCTATCACGGTATCGGGCTTATCCGCAGCTACATCGGTTTTGACAATGAACCCGTGCAGGTTTACGGCTTCCGAAAAGGATATAATGTCCAGGACCACGTCTGGCGGCAAGGGCAACCCAAGCGCGACACTGAGGATTGGCAACATGCAGTCATTGAGTTTGCAGACGGTGCTGTTGGGATTTTCAATTTCAGTAGTCTCTCCTACGGCTCGCCCCTGCGAGGCTTTAACGGCTCAAAATTCTATGCGGAACGAGGGATGTGCTTCCGAAACGATGCCGTCATCTTGAATGAAGATGCTGATGAGCAGCGTGCCATTAACATCTCACGTAGAACGAATACTGTTGACGGCTACGAAACCTTAGCCGCGCTTGTTGCTGATATTGAACCCGAAGTGGTGTGGGAGAATCCACTGCAAAATTATCCACTCAGTGACGGTGAGATCACCGTTGCATCGGAGCTGATGAGTCTCGTCGATGCTGTCCGCAACGATACAGAGCCTGAATATGGTGCTTACAACGGTCGTAAGGACCGGGAGATTGATGTTGCGATGGCACGTTCATGGTCAAACAACGGGGCACCTGTTACCTTCCCCTTTGAATATGAGAAACGCTAA
- the ccsA gene encoding cytochrome c biogenesis protein CcsA, with product MINFLFLLTLLIYLAASIFQTLSLAIGNRSGAAVIRPTIERIAFWSTSIGFAFLTLFIALWWLQQGHFPMTHWTDSTAFFAWAITLIYLIIVRLTHLRTLGSFVMPVAFIAILISYSFATHTAALPEPLQNYWLLAHTTLIFLAYAAFIAAFGFGLMYLMTERKIRQKTDALLDNLLPSLGTSDELGYRCTILGVILLTMGVIVGSLWTQYIRDVPWRWLDAKVISTFVTWFIYIVQIGLRQFWGWHGRRAAYAAILGFVAVLCTYVGVDLFLDSMHTYR from the coding sequence ATGATAAATTTTCTGTTTCTCCTCACCCTTCTAATATACTTAGCAGCGAGCATTTTTCAAACCCTTTCGCTGGCTATCGGCAATAGATCCGGAGCGGCGGTGATCCGTCCGACAATTGAACGAATCGCTTTTTGGAGCACCAGCATCGGTTTTGCTTTTCTGACCCTCTTTATCGCGCTCTGGTGGCTCCAACAAGGGCATTTTCCGATGACGCACTGGACCGACTCCACTGCCTTCTTTGCATGGGCAATCACACTTATCTATCTCATCATCGTGCGTTTGACGCATCTCCGCACACTCGGTAGTTTTGTGATGCCTGTTGCATTCATTGCTATCCTCATTTCGTATAGTTTCGCCACGCACACCGCTGCACTCCCGGAACCGTTGCAAAACTATTGGCTTCTGGCGCATACCACACTTATTTTCCTCGCCTATGCAGCGTTTATCGCCGCGTTTGGGTTTGGACTGATGTACCTGATGACGGAGCGGAAGATTCGCCAGAAGACGGACGCACTCCTTGACAATCTCCTTCCTTCTCTCGGGACTTCCGATGAGCTTGGGTATCGCTGCACAATTCTTGGTGTAATTCTGCTCACAATGGGGGTCATCGTTGGGAGTCTTTGGACCCAATATATCCGAGATGTCCCGTGGAGGTGGCTTGATGCGAAGGTAATCTCCACCTTCGTGACGTGGTTCATCTATATCGTCCAAATTGGTCTCCGCCAGTTTTGGGGGTGGCACGGACGAAGAGCTGCGTACGCTGCAATCCTCGGTTTCGTTGCTGTGCTCTGCACCTATGTCGGCGTGGATCTCTTTTTAGACAGCATGCATACATACCGATAA
- the hemB gene encoding porphobilinogen synthase, which translates to MSTFPIYRPRRLRANENLRRLIRETTLSVDDLIYPMFVVHGHNTATEISAMPGCYQYSVDTLVTAAKELAALGIPGTILFGIPEAKDALGTEAYADDGIIQQAVRAIKDAVPDLLVMTDVCLCEYTDHGHCGVIQEDEVQNDPTLELLVKESLSHARAGADVIAPSDMMDGRVGVIREALDENGYENVPIMAYSAKYASAFYGPFREAAESTPQFGDRRSYQMDPANAEEALREVALDIQEGADVLMVKPALSYLDVIHRVKTEFQVPVAAYNVSGEYAMIKAAAQNGWVDEERVALEVLNSIKRAGADMILTYFAKSVVEWL; encoded by the coding sequence ATGAGCACCTTCCCCATCTATCGTCCAAGGCGACTCCGCGCGAATGAGAACCTGCGGCGGCTGATTCGTGAGACAACGCTCTCTGTTGATGATCTCATCTATCCGATGTTCGTCGTTCATGGACATAACACCGCAACCGAAATCTCGGCAATGCCAGGATGCTACCAATACTCTGTTGACACCCTCGTCACTGCTGCAAAAGAACTCGCCGCACTCGGAATCCCCGGAACAATCCTCTTCGGAATTCCAGAGGCGAAAGACGCACTCGGTACTGAGGCATACGCCGACGACGGTATCATTCAGCAGGCGGTCCGAGCAATTAAAGATGCCGTGCCCGATCTGCTTGTGATGACAGATGTCTGTCTCTGCGAATACACCGACCACGGGCATTGCGGTGTCATCCAAGAGGACGAAGTGCAAAACGATCCCACACTGGAGTTGCTCGTTAAGGAGAGTCTATCGCATGCACGCGCCGGTGCCGATGTCATCGCGCCTTCGGATATGATGGACGGTCGTGTCGGTGTAATTCGCGAGGCGTTGGACGAAAACGGGTATGAAAACGTCCCGATTATGGCATATTCCGCCAAATACGCTTCTGCCTTTTACGGCCCTTTTCGTGAAGCAGCGGAATCTACACCCCAGTTTGGCGACCGACGTTCCTATCAGATGGATCCAGCAAATGCAGAAGAGGCGTTACGTGAGGTCGCATTGGACATTCAAGAGGGCGCGGACGTTCTTATGGTGAAACCTGCCCTCTCCTATCTGGATGTCATTCATCGCGTCAAAACAGAATTTCAGGTGCCTGTTGCTGCTTACAATGTCAGCGGTGAATACGCCATGATTAAAGCAGCGGCGCAGAACGGTTGGGTTGACGAGGAACGGGTCGCACTAGAGGTGCTAAACAGTATCAAGCGCGCAGGTGCTGATATGATTTTAACCTATTTCGCAAAGTCGGTTGTAGAGTGGCTATAA
- a CDS encoding bifunctional precorrin-2 dehydrogenase/sirohydrochlorin ferrochelatase: protein MFYPAYINLQDRKCLVVGGGTVAERKVVAMLLSGGDVTVISPDATELLTFLSDIGTIRWHERQLKPGDTDGYFLVCTATDFTDINSAVFTEAHKKNKIRLVNVVDVIPQCTFAAASVVTDGDLMLSISTSGKSPATSRRIREYFEDMLNATSLYTLGYENGEPVPIENQGLPYPVYLLLENRTCIVLCEERTSEIERRISLLHQCGASVLCPAPDEMEPHHFEDAFLVIADKSSVVSAFYGSEGTFIREYLDEPDTGTYFTPELIIDDNLIISISARSGAGIDKVKRLHKKLANQFENNGYGAFVEFLGTRRSEILKAFPTPKKRADFFEMLIDTVEDSVSGLQTPPTTCCLGLTNPECSAECLFNWVRHGNLERANAFTAKLLDKADESC from the coding sequence ATGTTTTATCCTGCATACATAAACCTTCAGGACCGGAAATGCCTCGTTGTCGGTGGCGGCACCGTCGCGGAGCGAAAAGTTGTCGCTATGCTGCTCAGCGGCGGCGATGTCACCGTAATCAGTCCCGACGCAACGGAATTACTGACCTTCCTTTCAGATATCGGCACAATCCGCTGGCACGAGCGGCAGTTGAAACCTGGCGATACAGACGGTTATTTTCTTGTCTGTACAGCCACTGATTTCACGGATATTAATAGTGCTGTTTTCACAGAAGCGCACAAAAAAAACAAAATTCGCTTGGTCAATGTTGTTGATGTTATCCCGCAATGCACCTTTGCCGCTGCCTCTGTCGTAACCGATGGCGACCTCATGCTGAGCATCTCAACAAGTGGAAAAAGTCCCGCGACGAGCCGCCGTATCCGTGAATATTTTGAGGACATGCTGAACGCCACTTCGTTATATACGCTCGGATACGAAAATGGAGAACCAGTCCCGATCGAGAATCAAGGACTGCCCTATCCAGTCTATCTCCTATTGGAAAATCGCACGTGTATCGTCTTATGTGAAGAAAGAACGTCAGAAATTGAACGCCGTATCTCATTGCTACATCAGTGTGGTGCTTCTGTGTTATGCCCGGCACCCGACGAAATGGAACCGCATCACTTTGAAGATGCATTCCTTGTTATTGCAGATAAATCTTCTGTTGTAAGCGCGTTTTATGGAAGTGAAGGTACTTTCATTCGAGAATACCTTGATGAACCAGATACCGGCACCTACTTCACACCTGAACTCATAATAGATGACAATCTAATAATCAGTATATCGGCTCGGAGCGGCGCGGGCATTGACAAGGTGAAACGCCTGCATAAAAAACTCGCAAATCAATTTGAAAACAACGGCTACGGAGCATTTGTTGAATTCCTTGGAACACGCCGCTCTGAGATTCTCAAGGCTTTTCCAACGCCTAAAAAGCGTGCTGACTTCTTTGAAATGCTCATTGACACCGTTGAAGATTCGGTATCGGGGTTACAAACCCCTCCTACAACATGCTGTCTCGGTCTCACAAATCCTGAATGTTCTGCCGAATGCCTTTTCAACTGGGTTCGGCACGGCAACTTGGAACGCGCTAACGCCTTTACCGCCAAACTACTTGACAAAGCGGACGAGAGTTGTTAA